A single region of the Eremothecium gossypii ATCC 10895 chromosome V, complete sequence genome encodes:
- a CDS encoding AER090Wp (Syntenic homolog of Saccharomyces cerevisiae YLR413W and YKL187C): protein MLKVLVAGKPNNAALGVSLFLTMVVMVMWGVYMGGLTKTSGPIYNIYHGRAEIEHVNVTKILPISAPILQFLGGALLSKNVSNEMIFGSLKRMAQTEALAPMLQLLTNTTNSVGTLAELAAANSGKEKPVAPLKGLLDIMQTSKNASAVVEGLSLVAKGVEAAKKENASVKSDAEILALMAVAGNDVPKAVHSLNTLAAIPSEDRLKLSSILITLNLSPDPKAFATALEDFLNKGLKLDDVREIISQFNAKIQRSTNASEIAGIADEIAKAEKQDSSAAVSAMGAVLGHAASPFGALNVLNSSAELLNQPGAKPAAGALKGMMEAASNTTKAIDFIMERASHPKAGAAEQVMGLDMVLQNAVNSSETFANIIKMQMASTEESQKALPSLLGLLSYSTDKIESMKSVIKLIEFGEKSPDVLNPVLEVLQASVKVNRLIPSKEILDLTPTILENFNVAARYRLGIFTICKLFLNGTQKACSKPHVVQGFDYRNILYTDLMDSDLAPYIKTLRVGPNDLYLEGKLLEKQPMYEPSIRAHLAFDILGLLSAFILLFTLAGAMTGALSLGMHAWVNRLLVAAVAGFALLSATVIQIVTAVVKWGAKIDNYGVVYKQGTAQATLSWVAFVLEAIVVLIVWGAYYAGGKSQGVVNVEEGRASTSDEDIDKEKISRPHPAHPDI from the coding sequence ATGTTGAAGGTGCTGGTGGCGGGTAAGCCCAACAATGCGGCTCTTGGCGTGAGCCTGTTTCTGACGATGGTGGTGATGGTGATGTGGGGTGTGTACATGGGCGGTCTGACAAAGACGTCGGGGCCCATCTACAACATTTACCACGGGCGCGCGGAGATCGAGCACGTCAACGTGACGAAGATTCTGCCCATTTCCGCGCCGATCCTGCAGTTCCtgggcggcgcgctgctATCGAAGAACGTGTCGAACGAGATGATCTTTGGGTCGCTGAAGAGGATGGCGCAGACAGAGGCACTGGCTCCTATGCTGCAGCTACTGACGAACACGACCAACTCTGTGGGCACACTGGCGGAGTTGGCGGCCGCGAACTCCGGGAAGGAGAAGCCGGTCGCGCCGCTCAAGGGACTGCTCGATATAATGCAGACCTCGAAGAATGCCTCTGCGGTGGTCGAGGGTCTATCACTGGTTGCGAAGGGCGTGGAGGCAGCCAAGAAGGAGAACGCTAGCGTCAAGTCCGATGCCGAGATATTGGCGCTGATGGCGGTGGCCGGTAATGACGTGCCCAAGGCCGTTCACTCGCTGAACACGCTTGCCGCTATTCCTTCCGAAGACCGCCTGAAGCTCAGTTCTATTTTGATTACGTTGAACTTATCCCCCGATCCAAAGGCTTTTGCAACGGCACTGGAAGATTTCTTAAACAAGGGTTTGAAGTTGGACGATGTGAGGGAGATAATCAGCCAGTTTAATGCCAAGATCCAACGGTCAACCAATGCCTCCGAGATTGCCGGCATAGCGGATGAGATTGCCAAAGCGGAGAAGCAGGACAGCTCCGCGGCGGTGTCTGCCATGGGTGCCGTCCTAGGGCATGCAGCGAGTCCTTTCGGTGCTTTGAACGTGCTTAACAGTTCTGCCGAGCTCTTGAACCAGCCGGGAGCAAAGCCTGCTGCCGGTGCTCTCAAGGGCATGATGGAGGCTGCGTCTAACACGACTAAGGCAATTGACTTCATCATGGAGCGTGCAAGTCATCCAAAGGCTGGCGCGGCAGAGCAGGTGATGGGTCTAGATATGGTACTCCAGAATGCCGTGAACTCAAGCGAAACCTTTGCAAATATCATAAAAATGCAGATGGCATCGACCGAGGAGTCGCAGAAGGCCCTCCCAAGTTTGTTGGGCTTGTTGTCGTACTCGACTGACAAGATCGAGAGCATGAAATCCGTGATTAAGCTGATAGAGTTCGGTGAAAAGAGCCCTGATGTATTGAATCCTGTCCTAGAAGTGCTGCAAGCTTCCGTGAAGGTCAACAGATTGATACCCTCGAAAGAGATCTTGGACTTAACACCCACGATCCTGGAAAACTTCAATGTTGCTGCGAGGTACAGACTGGGCATTTTCACGATCTGCAAGTTGTTCCTAAACGGCACGCAAAAGGCTTGCAGCAAGCCGCATGTCGTGCAGGGCTTCGACTACCGTAACATCCTGTACACCGACCTGATGGACTCCGACTTGGCTCCGTACATTAAAACTCTAAGAGTCGGGCCCAATGATCTATACCTCGAAGGTAAGTTGTTGGAGAAACAGCCCATGTACGAACCCAGTATCCGCGCCCATCTCGCGTTCGACATTCTCGGCCTTCTGTCTGCGTTCATTCTTCTTTTCACTCTCGCTGGCGCGATGACTGGCGCCTTGTCGCTCGGGATGCACGCTTGGGTGAACCGCCTGCTGGTAGCTGCGGTCGCCGGCTTCGCCTTACTTTCGGCGACTGTCATCCAGATCGTCACCGCGGTGGTTAAGTGGGGAGCAAAAATTGACAACTACGGCGTTGTTTACAAGCAGGGCACTGCCCAGGCTACGCTTTCCTGGGTCGCTTTCGTGCTCGAGGCAATTGTGGTTCTCATCGTTTGGGGAGCATACTATGCCGGCGGGAAGTCACAAGGTGTGGTCAATGTGGAGGAGGGCCGCGCTTCGACTTCCGATGAGGACATTGACAAGGAGAAGATCTCGCGCCCTCATCCTGCGCATCCGGACATTTAG